The following coding sequences are from one Lolium rigidum isolate FL_2022 chromosome 6, APGP_CSIRO_Lrig_0.1, whole genome shotgun sequence window:
- the LOC124665984 gene encoding uncharacterized protein LOC124665984: MRKGLHPQMQWISYVTQSGRLINVMMTKVNHTGKVYHMRAKRQMAQSLGQIAKFKRRYEQEAAEESNSK; the protein is encoded by the coding sequence ATGAGGAAGGGACTACACCCTCAGATGCAGTGGATCTCGTACGTGACACAGAGCGGCAGGCTGATCAACGTCATGATGACCAAGGTCAACCACACCGGCAAGGTGTACCACATGAGGGCGAAGCGCCAGATGGCACAGAGCCTAGGACAGATTGCAAAGTTCAAACGCCGGTACGAGCAGGAAGCAGCGGAGGAGAGCAACAGCAAGTAG